CCAAAAAAGCAATTACCCAAAGTTCTTTATGATGCAATGTATTATTCGGTCTTTTCGGGTGGAAAGAGAATTCGACCAATACTCTGTTGTTTGACCTATTTGACACTGGCAGAAAATCAAAAATCAAAAACCAAAAACCAAAAACTAAAAACTAAAATATTAGAGACAATTTTGCCGTTTGCTTGTGGTGTGGAGTTACTTCATACTTTTTCTTTAATTCAAGATGATTTGCCGAGTATGGATAATGATGACTTTCGCCGAGGTAAACCAAGTTTACATAAAGTTTTTGGTGAAGCAATTGCGATTTTAGCATCAGATGCCCTCTTTGCTTTAGCCTTTGAGTTATTTGCGAAAGCATTAGTTGCTGATAAAACTAAAGTCTCAGCGATTACGGAATTATCTCGGGTTTGTGGTGTCCAAGGATTAGTTGCCGGACAAGTTGAGGATATTTTGACGCAGACCCAAGAAAAGTCCTTAAAAGAGCAAGAAAAAATTAACCGATTAAAAACTGCCGAACTGTTTGCTGGCGCGATGAAAATTGGTGCAATTGTTGCCCAAGCATCAGTGAAAGATATTGACATTGTTGAGCATACCGGAAGACAATTGGGATTATTATTTCAAACTGTGGATGACCTTCAGGATGAAGTTCCAAGTTCCAAGTGCAAAAGTTATAAGTTAATAGCAGAAAAGTATGCGACCGCAGTAAAAAAACATGTTTGTCAATTAATTGCAAACACACAAATCGCACCAGACCGATTTCACTGGCTCTTTGATTTTACGGACTGGCTATTGAGTTCTGTAAATCAAAAAATAAAGACTAAAAGTTAAACATTAAAATGGAAAATGCAATATTTATTTTGGTGTCTGGTCTTAATTTTGGGTCTTTGTATTTAATTTTTAATTTAAGATGATGAATATCACGCCTCAGATAATTCGCACTTATAATTTATCGCAACTAACGCAACTCTGCCAAAAGATTCGAGAAAAGATTATTCATACCACTTTAATCCGCGGAGGACATCTTGCTCCAAGTCTGGGAGTTGTGGAATTGACCGTTGCCCTGCATTATGTTTTTGATACACCCAATGATAAAATTATCTGGGATGTTGGTCATCAAGCGTATGCCCATAAACTTTGCACGGGTCGTTGGGAACAATTTGACTCTTTGAGAACTTTTGGTGGCATTGCCGGGTTTCCCCGAACTTCAGAAAGTGAGTATGATGTTTTCAATTCCGGACATTCGGGCAATTCCATCTCAGTGGCATTAGGGCTTGCTACTGCTAATCGATTACAAGGAAAAAAGCAAAAAGTGCTTGCAGTGATTGGTGATGGCTCAATTGTTACTGGAATGGCATTTGAAGCCTTGAATAATGCTGGTGCCAGCAAAGAAGACCTTATTGTCGTTTTGAATGATAATGAATTTTCCATTGGTCGGACTACCGGTGCAATGGCAAAATATCTTAATCGCATAATTACCGGTAGAATCTATAATCGACTCAAAGCCGATACTTGGAATTTACTTGGGCTCTTACCTAAAGGACTTAGTGGCAAAGCCCGAATTGCGGCACGCAAACTTGAAGGCGGATTGAAAAACCTAATTGCACCGTCAATTATTTTTGAAGAGTTAGGGTTTCGTTATCTCGGTCCATTTGATGGTCATAACTTACCATTATTGATTGAGCATTTTCAAAAAATAAAGTTAATGAAAGGTCCACTCTTAGTGCATATTATAACTAAAAAAGGTAAAGGCTATGAGCCTGCGGAAAAAGAGCCGGAAAAATATCACGGCATTGCACCACAAAGCATCGTAAATACTGAAGAGCGAAGAACGAAAAACGACAGGTCGGAAACAGCCGAAAAAAAGGCAGGCGCAATGGGCATAACAAGTAGCGAGGTTTTTGGTAAGACACTTTGTCGCTTGGCAAAAGATAACAAAAAGATAATCGCAATCTCTGCGG
Above is a window of candidate division WOR-3 bacterium DNA encoding:
- a CDS encoding polyprenyl synthetase family protein, yielding MPKIGLNQTDPKFSRFGRASPIRASEGRRANRDKQVGLSLFDYYQKIIDDELKSIFKHNLPKKQLPKVLYDAMYYSVFSGGKRIRPILCCLTYLTLAENQKSKTKNQKLKTKILETILPFACGVELLHTFSLIQDDLPSMDNDDFRRGKPSLHKVFGEAIAILASDALFALAFELFAKALVADKTKVSAITELSRVCGVQGLVAGQVEDILTQTQEKSLKEQEKINRLKTAELFAGAMKIGAIVAQASVKDIDIVEHTGRQLGLLFQTVDDLQDEVPSSKCKSYKLIAEKYATAVKKHVCQLIANTQIAPDRFHWLFDFTDWLLSSVNQKIKTKS